In Dromiciops gliroides isolate mDroGli1 chromosome X, mDroGli1.pri, whole genome shotgun sequence, the genomic window TGGAGGTGGAGGGCCTGCCTGCCCTCCAGATGTGGAGCTTTCTTACCTTCACCCTCTGGATAGGGAAAACCCACCCACCTGCTCAGGTATACCCCTTGCCCACCTGCTCAGGTATACCCCTTGCCCACCTGCTCAGGTATACCCCTTGCCCACCTGCTCAGGTATACCCCTTGGATAGGATTCCCCAGGCCTCTGCTTGCACTCTGAACTGAAGAGAATTCACCAAGATTCAAAACCAGCTTTGGATTTgtaaatgacttttattttgttctttaaataCAGTTGCTTGACCAATGCTTATCCATCTCATCTCTGAAAGATCTCAAGAGCTGAACAACTTATCAACCAGAAAGATTAGGCAAACTggaggagagaggcagaaagactcCAAAGCGCTAGAACTTGGCAGAAAAGAAACACCCAGGTTGGGGTGGGTTGATTTGTCACCCTTCAGGAACTAAGTGCAAACAAGAAACAAAGGCGGCGGCCCTGGCATTAGAAACTGAACTGGCTGTAGGGGGGACCGGAGAGCAGGAGGGGCTGATTGTCCTTCCCATGCACAAAAGGGCCCAGATGATGGAAGGGGAGCTTTGTCAGCGCTGCCCCGGGCAGGGGCCAGCTGAGGTTGCCCAGCACTGGCAGCGCGAAGGCTCCCTAGGGCTGCTCTTTGCCCAGTTTGGCGCCAGAACTCCCTAAGAGAGCAGCCTCTTGGGCCCTCCCAAGAGAAGGGAGGCTGGGCCTCTCTTAGTCGGGATAGTCAAATGGGAATGAGTGGACCATGTCACCAGACTCGTTTTCTATGTCGGCATAGACCCAGCGCCGATTGCAGCGACACTTGACTCCGCATTTCTTGGAGTTGCACTTGGGGCAGGGGTAGAAGCAGCCAGAGCACTCTACGTTGAGGCAGTCGCACAGGTCTGCACCATTGCTAAGCAGCCTGCCTCTCCGGTCATATTTcctcctgtctctcctccctctgccATCATTCTGTCTAGGCTGCTCAGGCCCCTGGGCAGTGGGCGAGCTAAGCCCCCCCCCACAGGCTGCCTCAGCTTCTGTTTCCTCCCTGCTTTCAGCTTTGGCCTCTGCTCCCTGGGGCTCATTCTTGCGAATACTTAAGGAGATTAATTGCTGCACTACAGCttgtatttccttctctcccatctGCTGAAGTGGGAAAGGAGACCCACCCCCTGCAGCAGCTTCTTCTTTCTTGCCATGGGAATCTTGGCCTTGGCCTTTGTCTTTCTCGCCCATGCCACTCATTCTGGATCACAGCTCCGAAGACCCTCCACTCCACTCGGGCCTTCCTGCTTCGAGGTCTCTCCTCCAAGTGGCTCCTCCTGGACCTTGGGGATGAGAGCACAAAacaggggggcaggggagagatgtGTTGGAGCAGAAGCCGCTGCTCTGCTTCCCGGGGGCCCGCTCCGGAAAGCCAGGCCGCTTGACACCCAGCCAAAGCAGGCACCCACGGAGTTGGTGCTGCTCAGGAAGAGGGCAGTGTGGCCGCCACCTCCCCTGCCTCCCTCTGCCTTGAAAACCTCCCCCAGCCTCTGGAGACCCACTCTGCCAATACCCCCTTGGTTTGGGTCTGCCCGTCCCCCTGTTGTCCAGGCTCCCCAGCCTGGGTCATTCAGTCTCACGGCCCTGGCTGTCAGCAGCCAGGCCgcc contains:
- the LOC122733979 gene encoding ARL14 effector protein-like, with product MGEKEIQAVVQQLISLSIRKNEPQGAEAKAESREETEAEAACGGGLSSPTAQGPEQPRQNDGRGRRDRRKYDRRGRLLSNGADLCDCLNVECSGCFYPCPKCNSKKCGVKCRCNRRWVYADIENESGDMVHSFPFDYPD